A single window of Botrytis cinerea B05.10 chromosome 3, complete sequence DNA harbors:
- the Bcnip1 gene encoding Bcnip1, producing MSRFFRGDSSSDSSSDEEEDLYSDDEEVQEQPEEESSEDDSEEDDDDDDDSDSSSDDGAGKKTGANAFLKDDSDSDSESSGDEGVKVVKSAKNKRFEELEATAKAIENGEKINDWGSISAEFDKLNRQVAKLLQSGTIPKVYIKAIADLEDFMNETLAKQKVTPKKMNATNSRGLNAVKQKIKKASKEHQKDIDSFRADKDAYMESEDEEVVAPKQKKPRSSAAQDVAADDDDEGWGTVGKGGRTLQFTPESILKHLRTILESRGKKNTDRNEQIKIMEKLYEVAATPYQRIRVLLTIISTRFDMTTGTQTFMSQEQWKAAEKEFGTLLSVLETSREYVVVETAEPWEDDEKLPTVAEGGKFAIPGSVVSYVERLDDELTRSLQHIDPHTAEYIERLSDESDLYNNIVRTMLYQEEISKDASLNEPQRSLNRVVMRRLEHVYFKPSAVIKILDENCWKAVPAELNSTITPRGSVEDAKTLVNVLCNYLYINTEGEGLTKARAMLCQIYFEALHDNYYKARDMMLMSHLQETINSFDVHSQILFNRTLVQVGLCAFRAGLVYEAQTTLQEICGSGRQKELLAQGVMIQRYNQVTPDQERLEKQRQLPFHMHINLELLECVYLTCSMLLEIPLFAQTGSSPDIKKRVISKTYRRMLEYHERQIFTGPPENTRDHVMQASKALAQGEWKRATEFIHSIKIWELMSKPEEIKAMLSAQIQEEGLRTYLFTYAPYYDTLSVSRLSSMFDLSDRKVAAIVSKMISHEELAAALDQVSSSIIFRKGVELSRLQSLALSLSDKASGLIESNERTLETRTQGTANAFERQGGRGGRGGNRGGRGGGRGGRGGISNAPRQAGGTQFTGGALGAAVGSRA from the exons ATGTCTAGATTTTTCCGCGGTGATAGCTCCAGCGACAGCTCCTCcgacgaggaggaggatcTCTATTCcgatgacgaagaagttCAAGAACAGCCCGAAGAAGAATCTTCTGAAGATGATTCTGAGGaggacgacgatgatgatgatgactcCGATTCCAGCAGCGATGATGGAGCTGGCAAAAAGACCGGAGCAAACGCTTTCTTGAAGGACGATTCCGATTCCGATAGTGAAAGCAGTGGAGATGAGGGCGTGAAGGTCGTCAAGTCTGCGAAGAACAAGCGATTCGAAGAACTCGAGGCAACCGCAAAAGCTATTGAAAATGGCGAGAAGATCAACGATTGGGGATCGATCTCAGCAG AGTTCGACAAATTGAACCGCCAAGTCGCCAAACTTCTACAATCAGGCACAATCCCAAAGGTCTACATCAAAGCTATTGCTGATTTGGAGGACTTCATGAATGAGACCTTGGCAAAGCAGAAGGTGACACCAAAGAAGATGAACGCCACAAATTCTCGCGGTTTAAACGCTGTTAAacagaagatcaagaagGCCAGCAAGGAGCACCAGAAGGATATTGACTCATTCAGAGCCGATAAGGACGCGTACATGGAAtcagaagatgaggaagttGTGGcaccaaaacaaaagaaaccAAGGTCCTCTGCAGCGCAGGATGTTGCCGCCGACGACGATGACGAAGGATGGGGAACTGTTGGTAAGGGTGGACGAACTCTTCAATTTACACCAGAAAGTATTCTCAAGCACTTGAGGACCATTCTCGAGTccagaggaaagaagaacacCGACCGCAATGAACAGATTAAGATTATGGAGAAGTTATACGAAGTAGCAGCTACTCCATACCAACGCATCAGAGTTCTTTTAACCATCATTTCAACAAGATTCGACATGACCACTGGTACTCAAACTTTCATGTCCCAAGAACAATGGAAAGCAGCAGAGAAGGAATTTGGAACCCTCCTTAGTGTTCTCGAGACAAGTCGAGAATATGTAGTTGTGGAGACCGCCGAACCTTGGGAGGACGATGAAAAACTTCCCACCGTTGCCGAAGGCGGAAAGTTCGCGATTCCAGGAAGCGTCGTCTCCTACGTCGAAAGACTTGATGATGAACTTACAAGATCGCTTCAACACATTGATCCTCACACCGCTGAATACATCGAGCGTCTTTCTGACGAGAGTGATCTTTACAACAACATTGTCAGAACTATGTTGTACCAGGAGGAAATCAGCAAGGATGCCAGCTTGAACGAGCCTCAACGTAGCTTGAACAGAGTTGTCATGAGAAGATTGGAGCACGTATACTTCAAG CCATCCGCAGTCATCAAGATTCTCGACGAGAACTGCTGGAAAGCAGTTCCTGCAGAGCTCAACTCGACCATCACACCACGCGGCTCCGTTGAAGATGCCAAGACCTTGGTCAACGTTCTCTGCAACTACCTCTACATCAACACTGAGGGTGAAGGACTTACTAAAGCAAGGGCCATGCTTTGCCAAATCTATTTCGAAGCTTTACACGACAACTACTACAAGGCTCGTGATATGATGCTTATGTCTCATTTGCAAGAGACTATCAATTCGTTCGATGTTCACAGTCAAATTTTGTTCAACCGTACTCTCGTTCAAGTTGGTCTCTGTGCTTTCCGAGCTGGTTTGGTCTATGAGGCTCAAACCACCCTCCAAGAAATCTGTGGTAGTGGTCGTCAAAAGGAATTGCTTGCTCAAGGTGTCATGATTCAAAGATACAACCAAGTCACACCAGATCAAGAACGTCTCGAAAAACAACGTCAACTCCCATTCCACATGCACATCAACCTCGAGCTTCTTGAATGTGTTTACCTCACCTGCAGCATGCTTCTCGAAATTCCTCTATTCGCACAAACTGGCTCATCTCCCGATATCAAGAAGAGAGTTATCAGCAAGACATACAGACGTATGCTCGAATACCATGAGCGTCAAATCTTCACTGGACCTCCTGAAAACACCAGAGATCATGTCATGCAAGCATCAAAGGCTTTGGCCCAAGGTGAATGGAAGAGAGCAACCGAATTCATCCACTCGATTAAAATTTGGGAACTTATGTCCAAGCCTGAGGAGATCAAGGCAATGCTCTCAGCGcaaatccaagaagaagGTCTCCGAACCTATCTCTTTACATACGCTCCTTACTACGATACTCTATCCGTCAGCAGACTCTCATCAATGTTTGATCTCTCTGACCGAAAGGTTGCTGCCATTGTTAGCAAGATGATCAGCCACGAGGAACTTGCAGCCGCATTAGACCAAGTCAGCTCCTCGATCATTTTCAGAAAGGGTGTTGAGTTGAGCAGACTCCAAAGCTTAGCATTGAGCCTCAGCGACAAAGCTAGTGGCTTGATTGAAAGCAACGAGCGTACACTCGAGACAAGAACACAAGGCACAGCCAATGCATTTGAAAGACAAGGCGGTCGAGGTGGACGTGGTGG
- the Bctyr1 gene encoding Bctyr1, producing MAVSIKSNLEGKMDNFVIGIIGMGDMGKMYARRLSDAGWRVNACDREDKYEALCEEFADRKQITILPNGHLVSRASDYTIYNVEAASIGKVVAEYGPSTKQGAIVGGQTSCKAPEIAAFEKYLPADVDIVSCHSLHGPNVDPRGQPLVLIKHRASQESFEKVEYVLSCLGSKQHVLSASQHDRITADTQAVTHAAFLSMGKAWHANLQFPWEIARYVGGIENVKINLTLRIYSQKWHVYAGLAILNPYAKEQIREYASSVTDLYKLMLGGHRRELDERIKSAGRFVFAGRKNSDELLLRDEVLDRFSLGRKPEKPTPNNHLSLLAIVDCWARLNISPYDHMICSTPLFRLWLGVSEYLFRNEKLLEEVINTAIEDNTFRSDDLEFTFAARGWSECVEFGDFESWKDRFEKTQMFFAPRFPEATRVGNEMMKTILANIKD from the exons ATGGCGGTTTCAATCAAGTCCAATCTTGAGGGAAAGATGGACAATTTTGTTATCGGTATCATTGGTATGGGTGACATGGGCAAGATGTATGCCCGCAGGCTCAGCGATGCTGGATGGAG AGTAAACGCCTGCGATAGGGAGGACAAGTATGAAGCTTTGTGTGAAGAGTTTGCAGATAGA AAACAAATTACAATTCTTCCCAATGGCCATCTCGTTTCCCGAGCAAGTGATTACACCATCTACAATGTCGAAGCTGCCTCAATTGGCAAGGTTGTTGCTGAATACGGTCCTT CCACCAAGCAAGGTGCCATAGTCGGAGGACAAACTTCTTGCAAAGCTCCTGAGATAGCCGCCTTTGAAAAGTATCTTCCTGCCGACGTTGATATTGTATCTTGCCATTCGCTTCATGGTCCCAACGTGGATCCCCGAGGTCAACCACTC GTTTTGATCAAACATCGTGCATCCCAAGAGAGTTTTGAGAAGGTTGAGTATGTTCTCTCATGCCTTGGCTCCAAACAACATGTTCTCTCAGCTTCTCAACACGACCGCATAACAGCAGATACCCAAGCCGTAACCCATGCAGCCTTCTTGTCCATGGGCAAAGCCTGGCATGccaatctccaattcccTTGGGAAATCGCCCGATATGTTGGTGGTATTGAAAatgtcaaaatcaatcttacCCTCCGCATCTACTCTCAAAAATGGCATGTTTACGCTGGTCTCGCTATCCTGAACCCTTATGCCAAAGAGCAGATCAGAGAGTACGCATCAAGTGTCACAGATCTGTACAAATTAATGCTTGGAGGGCACAGGAGAGAGTTAGATGAGCGGATTAAGAGTGCAGGACGATTTGTCTTTGCTGGACGGAAAAATTCCGATGAGTTACTCTTGCGCGATGAAGTACTCGATCGTTTCTCCCTAGGCAGAAAGCCTGAAAAACCAACACCAAACAACCACCTCTCTCTTCTCGCTATCGTTGACTGCTGGGCTCGTCTCAACATTAGTCCATATGATCATATGATCTGCAGCACACCTCTATTTCGTCTCTGGCTCGGTGTCTCAGAATATCTATTCAGAAACGAGAAGTTGTTAGAAGAAGTTATCAACACTGCTATTGAAGACAACACATTCCGTTCTGACGATTTGGAATTCACATTTGCAGCTAGAGGATGGAGCGAGTGTGTGGAGTTTGGAGATTTCGAGAGTTGGAAAGATAGATTCGAGAAGACGCAAATGTTTTTCGCTCCAAGATTTCCAGAGGCAACTAGAGTAGGtaatgagatgatgaagacgattcTGGCAAACATTAAGGATTAG
- the Bctyr1 gene encoding Bctyr1, whose protein sequence is MAVSIKSNLEGKMDNFVIGIIGMGDMGKMYARRLSDAGWR, encoded by the coding sequence ATGGCGGTTTCAATCAAGTCCAATCTTGAGGGAAAGATGGACAATTTTGTTATCGGTATCATTGGTATGGGTGACATGGGCAAGATGTATGCCCGCAGGCTCAGCGATGCTGGATGGAGGTAA
- the Bcsnf8 gene encoding Bcsnf8: MSRKGVGLAAFDRSRITSAQYASHGNTLRNSHSTSLATQLSVFRSLLQQFAQTHAKDIRSNPTFRAEFARMCSAIGIDPLASSNNAGGKDGSGSFWAQMLGTSVNDFYFELAVRVVEVCGATREENGGLIGVKEVKDRIMSTRMEGGAEITDDDILRAVTTLKPLGSSYSTITVGHKTYIRSIPKELNTDQSAVLEAAQLLGYVSVGMLMLNLRWPRARAKTAIEDLVSESMLWVDKQSEEWEYWSPGFMLEVDESENSG, from the exons ATGTCTCGCAAAGGTGTTGGTCTCGCAGCTTTCGATAGGTCTCGGATTACTTCTGCTCAATATGCGTCTCACGGAAACACTCTTCGCAACTCTCATTCTACATCCCTTGCTACTCAGTTATCAGTCTTCCGTTCTTTACTCCAGCAATTTGCTCAAACTCATGCCAAAGATATACGTTCAAATCCCACTTTCCGCGCCGAGTTTGCGCGTATGTGCTCAGCTATTGGAATAGACCCTCTAGCCAGTAGTAACAATGCTGGAGGTAAAGATGGGAGCGGAAGTTTTTGGGCTCAGATGCTTGGTACAAGTGTGAATGATTTCTATTTTGAGTTGGCAGTAAGAGTTGTGGAAGTCTGTGGCGCTACACGGGAAGAAAATGGTGGGCTTATTGGTGTTAAAGAAGTCAAAGACAGAATTATGAGCACACGAATGGAAGGTGGAGCTGAAATAACGGA TGATGATATCCTTCGTGCCGTGACGACCCTCAAACCTCTGGGTTCTTCCTACTCCACTATAACCGTTGGCCATAAAACATATATCCGTTCGATACCCAAAGAACTTAACACAGATCAGAGTGCAGTTCTGGAAGCTGCTCAGCTACTTGGATATGTTAGCGTCGGAATGCTCATGTTAAATCTTCGATGGCCAAGAGCAAGAGCTAAGACAGCAATTGAAGATCTAGTCTCAGAGAGTATGTTATGGGTCGACAAACAAAGCGAAGAGTGGGAGTATTGGAGCCCTGGATTTATGCTGGAAGTGGACGAAAGTGAAAATTCTGGATGA
- the Bccon7 gene encoding Bccon7 — protein MSLASTQHPFNNTSLPSTNDLESKNPPDETEANISTIIGAYTNGQKHTSMERGSTAYTQSGLQTPYPHAFTDAQSEDSSADNTSAAQYPPQHQDVRSNQYSTTATPTSEYGAAYPPSSARSANFDHLHRAHYSSNNSNSSGGMAQPTSPSIPLQDGRSTHQTSQLKSDQDVPIDPSIAASSPTYPPYNQQHATYSAQDQMHHPYPPTHSGGSMYSQPRPNWHGYADPSAPNPNVANHPNHPNVANHPAGMVPAPYTSASPQAQSLPASAGRPSQDARLPQIYSFVPIPGSSQQKRPRRRFEEIERMYKCGHQGCEKAYGTLNHLNAHVTMQSHGNKRTPEEFKEIRKEWKARKKEEEQQRKEQEVARAGGAPAVPEAHPEAGSAAYSRSTVQLPPISNPIGYQPGAQVPNQYQQSQAPASSVQHLQGYGNGQPNMDHYTGYPASPYGSSNHMYSHQSNPAQTKYEH, from the exons ATGTCACTGGCCTCCACACAGCATCCTTTCAATAACACTTCTTTGCCTTCCACCAACGACCTTGAGAGTAAGAACCCCCCTGACGAGACAGAAGCAAACATAAGTACGATTATTGGGGCATATACAAACGGTCAGAAACACACCTCTATGGAACGAGGGTCTACCGCATACACGCAGTCAGGTTTGCAAACGCCCTATCCACACGCCTTCACAGACGCTCAATCTGAAGATTCATCTGCAGATAATACATCTGCTGCGCAGTATCCACCACAACATCAAGACGTTCGTTCGAACCAATACTCAACAACAGCCACTCCCACCTCCGAGTACGGTGCTGCTTACCCCCCATCGTCGGCCCGTTCAGCCAACTTTGATCATTTACACAGAGCACATTATTCGAGCAATAATAGCAATAGCAGTGGAGGAATGGCTCAACCAACAAGTCCGTCAATACCTTTGCAAGATGGCCGTTCAACCCATCAAACTTCGCAACTCAAATCTGACCAGGATGTTCCTATAGATCCATCAATTGCTGCCTCCAGCCCAACTTACCCCCCGTACAACCAACAACACGCCACATACTCTGCACAAGATCAGATGCACCACCCATATCCGCCAACACATTCCGGCGGCTCGATGTACTCGCAACCAAGACCCAATTGGCACGGTTATGCAGACCCGTCTGCGCCTAATCCTAATGTCGCAAATCACCCCAATCACCCAAATGTCGCAAATCATCCCGCCGGAATGGTACCTGCACCTTACACCTCTGCCAGCCCTCAAGCTCAATCACTTCCAGCTTCAGCTGGCCGACCTAGTCAA GACGCGCGCCTACCTCAGATTTACTCATTCGTTCCAATCCCTGGATCCAGTCAACAAAAGCGACCTAGAAGACgatttgaagagattgaacgTATGTATAAGTGTGGACACCAAGGATGTGAGAAGGCGTATGGTACATTGAACCATCTTAATGCTCACGTAACCATGCAATCCCATGGAAATAAACGCACACCAGAAG aattcaaagaaattcgCAAAGAGTGGAAAGCTCgcaagaaggaggaggaacAGCAACGCAAGGAGCAGGAGGTTGCTCGTGCCGGTGGTGCTCCCGCTGTTCCCGAAGCCCACCCCGAGGCCGGCTCTGCGGCCTATTCGCGCTCGACTGTTCAACTTCCACCCATTTCCAACCCCATTGGGTACCAGCCTGGCGCACAGGTTCCAAACCAATACCAGCAAAGCCAAGCACCAGCTTCTTCCGTGCAACATTTGCAAGGTTACGGCAATGGTCAGCCAAACATGGACCATTACACCGGCTACCCAGCTTCGCCTTACGGGTCTTCAAACCATATGTATAGCCACCAAT CTAATCCAGCTCAAACTAAGTATGAGCATTAA
- the Bccon7 gene encoding Bccon7 → MSLASTQHPFNNTSLPSTNDLESKNPPDETEANISTIIGAYTNGQKHTSMERGSTAYTQSGLQTPYPHAFTDAQSEDSSADNTSAAQYPPQHQDVRSNQYSTTATPTSEYGAAYPPSSARSANFDHLHRAHYSSNNSNSSGGMAQPTSPSIPLQDGRSTHQTSQLKSDQDVPIDPSIAASSPTYPPYNQQHATYSAQDQMHHPYPPTHSGGSMYSQPRPNWHGYADPSAPNPNVANHPNHPNVANHPAGMVPAPYTSASPQAQSLPASAGRPSQIYSFVPIPGSSQQKRPRRRFEEIERMYKCGHQGCEKAYGTLNHLNAHVTMQSHGNKRTPEEFKEIRKEWKARKKEEEQQRKEQEVARAGGAPAVPEAHPEAGSAAYSRSTVQLPPISNPIGYQPGAQVPNQYQQSQAPASSVQHLQGYGNGQPNMDHYTGYPASPYGSSNHMYSHQSNPAQTKYEH, encoded by the exons ATGTCACTGGCCTCCACACAGCATCCTTTCAATAACACTTCTTTGCCTTCCACCAACGACCTTGAGAGTAAGAACCCCCCTGACGAGACAGAAGCAAACATAAGTACGATTATTGGGGCATATACAAACGGTCAGAAACACACCTCTATGGAACGAGGGTCTACCGCATACACGCAGTCAGGTTTGCAAACGCCCTATCCACACGCCTTCACAGACGCTCAATCTGAAGATTCATCTGCAGATAATACATCTGCTGCGCAGTATCCACCACAACATCAAGACGTTCGTTCGAACCAATACTCAACAACAGCCACTCCCACCTCCGAGTACGGTGCTGCTTACCCCCCATCGTCGGCCCGTTCAGCCAACTTTGATCATTTACACAGAGCACATTATTCGAGCAATAATAGCAATAGCAGTGGAGGAATGGCTCAACCAACAAGTCCGTCAATACCTTTGCAAGATGGCCGTTCAACCCATCAAACTTCGCAACTCAAATCTGACCAGGATGTTCCTATAGATCCATCAATTGCTGCCTCCAGCCCAACTTACCCCCCGTACAACCAACAACACGCCACATACTCTGCACAAGATCAGATGCACCACCCATATCCGCCAACACATTCCGGCGGCTCGATGTACTCGCAACCAAGACCCAATTGGCACGGTTATGCAGACCCGTCTGCGCCTAATCCTAATGTCGCAAATCACCCCAATCACCCAAATGTCGCAAATCATCCCGCCGGAATGGTACCTGCACCTTACACCTCTGCCAGCCCTCAAGCTCAATCACTTCCAGCTTCAGCTGGCCGACCTAGTCAA ATTTACTCATTCGTTCCAATCCCTGGATCCAGTCAACAAAAGCGACCTAGAAGACgatttgaagagattgaacgTATGTATAAGTGTGGACACCAAGGATGTGAGAAGGCGTATGGTACATTGAACCATCTTAATGCTCACGTAACCATGCAATCCCATGGAAATAAACGCACACCAGAAG aattcaaagaaattcgCAAAGAGTGGAAAGCTCgcaagaaggaggaggaacAGCAACGCAAGGAGCAGGAGGTTGCTCGTGCCGGTGGTGCTCCCGCTGTTCCCGAAGCCCACCCCGAGGCCGGCTCTGCGGCCTATTCGCGCTCGACTGTTCAACTTCCACCCATTTCCAACCCCATTGGGTACCAGCCTGGCGCACAGGTTCCAAACCAATACCAGCAAAGCCAAGCACCAGCTTCTTCCGTGCAACATTTGCAAGGTTACGGCAATGGTCAGCCAAACATGGACCATTACACCGGCTACCCAGCTTCGCCTTACGGGTCTTCAAACCATATGTATAGCCACCAAT CTAATCCAGCTCAAACTAAGTATGAGCATTAA
- the Bccon7 gene encoding Bccon7: protein MSLASTQHPFNNTSLPSTNDLESKNPPDETEANISTIIGAYTNGQKHTSMERGSTAYTQSGLQTPYPHAFTDAQSEDSSADNTSAAQYPPQHQDVRSNQYSTTATPTSEYGAAYPPSSARSANFDHLHRAHYSSNNSNSSGGMAQPTSPSIPLQDGRSTHQTSQLKSDQDVPIDPSIAASSPTYPPYNQQHATYSAQDQMHHPYPPTHSGGSMYSQPRPNWHGYADPSAPNPNVANHPNHPNVANHPAGMVPAPYTSASPQAQSLPASAGRPSQDARLPQIYSFVPIPGSSQQKRPRRRFEEIERMYKCGHQGCEKAYGTLNHLNAHVTMQSHGNKRTPEEFKEIRKEWKARKKEEEQQRKEQEVARAGGAPAVPEAHPEAGSAAYSRSTVQLPPISNPIGYQPGAQVPNQYQQSQAPASSVQHLQGYGNGQPNMDHYTGYPASPYGSSNHI from the exons ATGTCACTGGCCTCCACACAGCATCCTTTCAATAACACTTCTTTGCCTTCCACCAACGACCTTGAGAGTAAGAACCCCCCTGACGAGACAGAAGCAAACATAAGTACGATTATTGGGGCATATACAAACGGTCAGAAACACACCTCTATGGAACGAGGGTCTACCGCATACACGCAGTCAGGTTTGCAAACGCCCTATCCACACGCCTTCACAGACGCTCAATCTGAAGATTCATCTGCAGATAATACATCTGCTGCGCAGTATCCACCACAACATCAAGACGTTCGTTCGAACCAATACTCAACAACAGCCACTCCCACCTCCGAGTACGGTGCTGCTTACCCCCCATCGTCGGCCCGTTCAGCCAACTTTGATCATTTACACAGAGCACATTATTCGAGCAATAATAGCAATAGCAGTGGAGGAATGGCTCAACCAACAAGTCCGTCAATACCTTTGCAAGATGGCCGTTCAACCCATCAAACTTCGCAACTCAAATCTGACCAGGATGTTCCTATAGATCCATCAATTGCTGCCTCCAGCCCAACTTACCCCCCGTACAACCAACAACACGCCACATACTCTGCACAAGATCAGATGCACCACCCATATCCGCCAACACATTCCGGCGGCTCGATGTACTCGCAACCAAGACCCAATTGGCACGGTTATGCAGACCCGTCTGCGCCTAATCCTAATGTCGCAAATCACCCCAATCACCCAAATGTCGCAAATCATCCCGCCGGAATGGTACCTGCACCTTACACCTCTGCCAGCCCTCAAGCTCAATCACTTCCAGCTTCAGCTGGCCGACCTAGTCAA GACGCGCGCCTACCTCAGATTTACTCATTCGTTCCAATCCCTGGATCCAGTCAACAAAAGCGACCTAGAAGACgatttgaagagattgaacgTATGTATAAGTGTGGACACCAAGGATGTGAGAAGGCGTATGGTACATTGAACCATCTTAATGCTCACGTAACCATGCAATCCCATGGAAATAAACGCACACCAGAAG aattcaaagaaattcgCAAAGAGTGGAAAGCTCgcaagaaggaggaggaacAGCAACGCAAGGAGCAGGAGGTTGCTCGTGCCGGTGGTGCTCCCGCTGTTCCCGAAGCCCACCCCGAGGCCGGCTCTGCGGCCTATTCGCGCTCGACTGTTCAACTTCCACCCATTTCCAACCCCATTGGGTACCAGCCTGGCGCACAGGTTCCAAACCAATACCAGCAAAGCCAAGCACCAGCTTCTTCCGTGCAACATTTGCAAGGTTACGGCAATGGTCAGCCAAACATGGACCATTACACCGGCTACCCAGCTTCGCCTTACGGGTCTTCAAACCATAT CTAA
- the Bccon7 gene encoding Bccon7, which translates to MSLASTQHPFNNTSLPSTNDLESKNPPDETEANISTIIGAYTNGQKHTSMERGSTAYTQSGLQTPYPHAFTDAQSEDSSADNTSAAQYPPQHQDVRSNQYSTTATPTSEYGAAYPPSSARSANFDHLHRAHYSSNNSNSSGGMAQPTSPSIPLQDGRSTHQTSQLKSDQDVPIDPSIAASSPTYPPYNQQHATYSAQDQMHHPYPPTHSGGSMYSQPRPNWHGYADPSAPNPNVANHPNHPNVANHPAGMVPAPYTSASPQAQSLPASAGRPSQIYSFVPIPGSSQQKRPRRRFEEIERMYKCGHQGCEKAYGTLNHLNAHVTMQSHGNKRTPEEFKEIRKEWKARKKEEEQQRKEQEVARAGGAPAVPEAHPEAGSAAYSRSTVQLPPISNPIGYQPGAQVPNQYQQSQAPASSVQHLQGYGNGQPNMDHYTGYPASPYGSSNHI; encoded by the exons ATGTCACTGGCCTCCACACAGCATCCTTTCAATAACACTTCTTTGCCTTCCACCAACGACCTTGAGAGTAAGAACCCCCCTGACGAGACAGAAGCAAACATAAGTACGATTATTGGGGCATATACAAACGGTCAGAAACACACCTCTATGGAACGAGGGTCTACCGCATACACGCAGTCAGGTTTGCAAACGCCCTATCCACACGCCTTCACAGACGCTCAATCTGAAGATTCATCTGCAGATAATACATCTGCTGCGCAGTATCCACCACAACATCAAGACGTTCGTTCGAACCAATACTCAACAACAGCCACTCCCACCTCCGAGTACGGTGCTGCTTACCCCCCATCGTCGGCCCGTTCAGCCAACTTTGATCATTTACACAGAGCACATTATTCGAGCAATAATAGCAATAGCAGTGGAGGAATGGCTCAACCAACAAGTCCGTCAATACCTTTGCAAGATGGCCGTTCAACCCATCAAACTTCGCAACTCAAATCTGACCAGGATGTTCCTATAGATCCATCAATTGCTGCCTCCAGCCCAACTTACCCCCCGTACAACCAACAACACGCCACATACTCTGCACAAGATCAGATGCACCACCCATATCCGCCAACACATTCCGGCGGCTCGATGTACTCGCAACCAAGACCCAATTGGCACGGTTATGCAGACCCGTCTGCGCCTAATCCTAATGTCGCAAATCACCCCAATCACCCAAATGTCGCAAATCATCCCGCCGGAATGGTACCTGCACCTTACACCTCTGCCAGCCCTCAAGCTCAATCACTTCCAGCTTCAGCTGGCCGACCTAGTCAA ATTTACTCATTCGTTCCAATCCCTGGATCCAGTCAACAAAAGCGACCTAGAAGACgatttgaagagattgaacgTATGTATAAGTGTGGACACCAAGGATGTGAGAAGGCGTATGGTACATTGAACCATCTTAATGCTCACGTAACCATGCAATCCCATGGAAATAAACGCACACCAGAAG aattcaaagaaattcgCAAAGAGTGGAAAGCTCgcaagaaggaggaggaacAGCAACGCAAGGAGCAGGAGGTTGCTCGTGCCGGTGGTGCTCCCGCTGTTCCCGAAGCCCACCCCGAGGCCGGCTCTGCGGCCTATTCGCGCTCGACTGTTCAACTTCCACCCATTTCCAACCCCATTGGGTACCAGCCTGGCGCACAGGTTCCAAACCAATACCAGCAAAGCCAAGCACCAGCTTCTTCCGTGCAACATTTGCAAGGTTACGGCAATGGTCAGCCAAACATGGACCATTACACCGGCTACCCAGCTTCGCCTTACGGGTCTTCAAACCATAT CTAA